The Zobellia alginiliquefaciens genome contains a region encoding:
- a CDS encoding AraC family transcriptional regulator — translation MKPVLEPIHLDKQRTITSFYHSKKDFETPWHFHPQHELTYIEESVGTKFVGNYVGPYQPGELVLLRSNLPHCWKNNTNQEGLSKSIVIQWNIGVFNKVPELDSLFHMLRMASKGLIFNKKETAPLLSRLKKCPELEGHDLYIELLTILVKLSGCSYKTLSGASFTEDLPSEYGSRMAQIHEFVGLNYNRKIYLKEMADLVSMSEQSFSRFFTKMMGRPFFTFLNEYRINISARMLLDTHDSVSHIAFSCGYESLPFFHRQFKKFMGSSPLAYQRKYAKA, via the coding sequence ATGAAACCTGTATTAGAGCCCATACACTTAGACAAACAGCGTACTATTACAAGTTTTTATCATTCTAAAAAAGATTTTGAGACACCTTGGCATTTTCATCCTCAGCATGAGCTCACCTATATAGAAGAAAGTGTAGGCACAAAATTCGTTGGTAATTATGTAGGTCCTTACCAACCAGGAGAATTGGTTTTGTTACGTTCAAATCTTCCACATTGTTGGAAAAACAACACTAACCAAGAAGGGCTTTCAAAATCCATTGTAATTCAGTGGAATATTGGTGTTTTTAATAAAGTACCGGAATTAGATTCTTTATTTCATATGCTCAGAATGGCTTCTAAAGGCCTTATATTCAACAAAAAAGAAACAGCTCCTCTTTTATCACGTTTAAAAAAATGCCCGGAATTAGAGGGTCATGATCTATATATTGAGTTACTCACTATATTGGTAAAATTATCTGGTTGTAGCTACAAAACACTATCCGGAGCCAGTTTTACAGAAGACCTACCTTCTGAATACGGGAGCCGAATGGCTCAAATACACGAGTTTGTAGGATTGAACTACAATCGTAAAATTTACCTTAAAGAGATGGCAGATTTGGTCAGTATGTCCGAGCAATCCTTTTCTAGGTTTTTTACAAAAATGATGGGGCGTCCTTTCTTTACTTTCCTAAACGAATACCGTATTAATATTTCGGCAAGAATGCTACTGGACACTCACGATTCAGTTTCTCATATTGCATTTTCATGCGGTTATGAATCGCTTCCTTTCTTTCATAGACAATTTAAAAAATTCATGGGCAGCTCTCCTCTAGCCTATCAAAGAAAATATGCAAAGGCCTAA
- a CDS encoding 2Fe-2S iron-sulfur cluster-binding protein, translating into MAKITFITNDEETITLEGTSGSVMALAVDNGVPGIDGDCGGVCSCATCHVHVAPEDMEKTGSASEIETDMLELDDNADEYSRLCCQIDITDAIDGVVLKVAK; encoded by the coding sequence ATGGCAAAAATCACTTTTATAACCAACGATGAAGAAACAATAACTTTAGAAGGAACCTCGGGTTCCGTAATGGCATTGGCCGTAGATAATGGTGTGCCGGGAATTGATGGCGATTGTGGCGGAGTTTGCTCTTGCGCTACTTGCCATGTGCATGTAGCTCCAGAAGATATGGAGAAAACAGGAAGCGCAAGTGAAATTGAGACAGATATGCTAGAGTTGGATGATAATGCAGATGAATATAGCCGTTTATGCTGCCAAATAGATATTACCGATGCTATTGATGGTGTTGTGTTGAAAGTCGCCAAATAA
- a CDS encoding tagaturonate reductase, whose amino-acid sequence MQILNHTNATNRTQRPIKVMQFGGGNFLRAFVDWMVHVLNQETDFNGDIAIIKPTAGGDYAELKAQDGLFTVVLDGIKNGELVAEKTLVTEVQQVIHSYNEWAKYLKLAENEDLRFIVSNTTEAGIKFNSEDEFNGVPPKEFPAKLTIWLYHRFKHFNADISKGCILLPCELIEDNGDALKKTVLQYADHWSLEAEFKDWVETANHFCSTLVDRIVSGYPSDRAEEIEQELGYKDELLVAGEYYHSWVIQGNETVQKELPFSQTDLNVEFVNDLAPYREMKVRILNGAHTSMVPVGYLAGIRFVKEAMENEAVSNFVENLLLKESATTLNFPDDVKNKFVGDVLDRFRNPLLKHQLLSISLNSTSKFVARLLPTLKDYYNAQGKLPKRIVFGLSALLRFYKGEFNGEHIAVNDDKAVLSFFESQWEKVDNGSSLQDFTKNVLSNTAIWGEDLTQIEGLSETVAKNIENIEANGITSCLKNL is encoded by the coding sequence ATGCAGATTTTAAATCATACTAACGCAACCAATAGAACGCAACGTCCTATAAAGGTAATGCAGTTTGGAGGCGGTAATTTTTTACGCGCTTTTGTGGATTGGATGGTTCACGTACTCAACCAAGAAACCGATTTTAATGGAGATATCGCCATAATCAAACCCACTGCGGGAGGAGATTATGCGGAATTGAAAGCACAAGACGGACTTTTTACCGTTGTTCTTGACGGAATTAAAAATGGAGAACTGGTTGCCGAAAAAACTCTAGTTACCGAGGTTCAGCAGGTAATCCACTCCTATAACGAATGGGCCAAATATTTAAAGTTGGCCGAAAATGAAGATTTACGTTTTATAGTTTCAAATACAACAGAAGCAGGAATCAAGTTTAATTCGGAAGATGAATTTAATGGAGTACCTCCAAAAGAATTCCCCGCTAAATTAACGATTTGGCTGTACCACCGTTTTAAACATTTCAATGCTGATATTTCTAAAGGATGCATTTTACTTCCCTGCGAATTGATCGAGGATAATGGCGATGCTCTCAAAAAAACGGTTTTGCAATACGCCGATCATTGGAGTTTAGAGGCTGAATTTAAAGATTGGGTGGAGACTGCAAATCACTTTTGCAGCACCTTGGTAGACCGTATCGTTTCTGGTTACCCTTCTGATCGCGCTGAGGAAATTGAACAAGAACTGGGATACAAAGATGAACTATTGGTTGCTGGTGAATATTATCATAGTTGGGTTATTCAGGGCAACGAAACCGTGCAAAAGGAACTTCCCTTTTCCCAAACGGATTTGAATGTGGAGTTTGTAAATGACCTTGCTCCTTATCGTGAAATGAAAGTCCGTATTTTGAACGGTGCGCATACTTCTATGGTTCCTGTTGGTTATTTGGCCGGCATCCGCTTTGTAAAAGAAGCTATGGAAAATGAAGCTGTAAGCAACTTTGTAGAAAACCTTCTTTTAAAGGAATCCGCTACCACTCTCAATTTCCCCGATGATGTAAAAAACAAGTTTGTTGGCGATGTTCTTGATCGTTTTAGAAATCCTCTTTTGAAACATCAACTTTTAAGCATCTCTTTAAACAGTACTTCTAAATTTGTTGCACGCTTATTGCCTACGCTAAAAGACTATTACAATGCTCAAGGAAAGTTGCCAAAACGCATTGTTTTTGGACTTTCGGCATTGCTGCGGTTTTACAAAGGCGAGTTCAACGGTGAGCATATTGCTGTTAATGATGATAAGGCTGTTTTAAGTTTCTTTGAATCGCAGTGGGAGAAAGTAGACAATGGTTCAAGCTTACAGGATTTTACAAAAAATGTATTGAGTAACACTGCTATTTGGGGCGAAGATTTAACTCAAATAGAAGGTCTTTCGGAAACCGTAGCTAAGAATATCGAAAACATTGAAGCCAACGGAATCACTTCCTGTTTAAAAAACTTATAA
- a CDS encoding alpha-L-fucosidase — protein sequence MNKIFTLILTGAVLASCGSKTEKKEETSANETVVKYEPNWESIEKNYKDPEWFNDSKFGIFIHWGAYAVPAYGSEWYPRQMYMDTATFSAQLKPGQKGPNTTYLHHKKTYGDQKEFGYKDFIPMFKAEKFDAKEWIDIFKKSGAKYVIPVADHHDGFAMYNSNTTRWNSVDMGPKRDVLGELFKEGREQGMIMGASSHYAFNWSFYNKKDHFDTTNPEYADLYSPKGKDLTEPVSEEFKKMWWDRTVDLIDNYQPDILWFDFYLDIPDYKEYRPKIAAYYYNKGLEWGKEVVINDKNFDHEAFPEGTVIYDLERGKLPGIRKLPWQTDTSIGKNSWCYVTNWESRTANSLVDDLVDIVSKNGNLLLNVGPKADGTIPEDQKEILFQIGGWLNTNGEAIYDTEYWDTFGEGPTEVKKGHHSEGQNKGFTGQDIRFTKKGDKLYAIMMEWPEGNKVDIKSLGKASEHGKDLNIKSVKLLGSDAKITFDVKDDALSISDLGNKSGDFAHVLEISL from the coding sequence ATGAATAAAATTTTCACACTTATATTGACCGGCGCAGTTCTTGCCTCTTGTGGGTCAAAAACGGAAAAGAAAGAAGAAACTTCCGCCAACGAAACTGTGGTTAAGTACGAACCGAATTGGGAATCCATTGAAAAGAATTACAAAGACCCCGAATGGTTTAACGATAGTAAATTTGGTATTTTCATTCACTGGGGTGCGTATGCCGTCCCGGCTTATGGTTCTGAATGGTATCCACGACAAATGTATATGGATACAGCTACTTTTAGTGCCCAGTTAAAACCAGGTCAAAAAGGACCTAACACAACGTATCTGCATCATAAAAAAACGTATGGTGACCAAAAAGAATTCGGATACAAGGATTTCATACCTATGTTCAAGGCCGAAAAATTTGATGCCAAAGAATGGATAGATATCTTTAAGAAATCCGGTGCTAAATATGTAATTCCTGTGGCAGACCACCATGATGGTTTTGCTATGTACAATTCTAACACAACAAGATGGAACTCAGTAGACATGGGGCCTAAACGTGATGTTCTAGGTGAACTTTTTAAAGAGGGACGTGAGCAAGGTATGATTATGGGTGCTTCTTCCCACTACGCTTTCAACTGGTCTTTCTATAATAAAAAGGACCATTTTGACACTACAAACCCTGAATATGCAGATTTATACTCCCCAAAAGGAAAAGACCTAACGGAGCCTGTTTCCGAAGAGTTTAAAAAAATGTGGTGGGATAGAACCGTTGATTTAATCGACAACTACCAACCGGATATTCTTTGGTTTGATTTTTATTTAGATATCCCTGATTACAAAGAATACCGTCCTAAAATTGCCGCTTACTACTACAATAAAGGTTTGGAATGGGGTAAAGAAGTAGTAATAAACGATAAGAATTTTGATCACGAAGCTTTCCCGGAAGGCACTGTTATCTATGACCTTGAACGTGGTAAGCTTCCTGGAATCCGTAAACTGCCTTGGCAAACGGATACTTCCATCGGAAAAAATTCTTGGTGCTATGTTACCAACTGGGAATCTAGAACTGCTAATAGTTTGGTTGATGATTTGGTAGATATTGTATCTAAAAACGGAAACCTTTTACTAAATGTAGGTCCAAAAGCTGATGGCACCATTCCTGAAGACCAAAAAGAAATTTTGTTTCAAATTGGGGGTTGGCTGAATACCAATGGAGAAGCTATTTATGATACTGAATATTGGGATACTTTTGGTGAAGGTCCAACAGAAGTTAAAAAAGGTCACCATAGTGAGGGTCAGAATAAAGGCTTTACCGGTCAGGATATTCGCTTTACCAAAAAAGGCGATAAACTTTATGCCATTATGATGGAATGGCCAGAAGGTAACAAAGTGGATATTAAATCTTTAGGAAAAGCTAGTGAACACGGGAAAGACCTAAATATCAAAAGTGTAAAATTACTAGGAAGTGATGCTAAAATTACATTTGATGTAAAAGATGATGCACTTTCAATTTCTGACTTGGGCAACAAGTCTGGAGATTTTGCACATGTACTTGAAATATCGTTATAG
- a CDS encoding NAD(P)/FAD-dependent oxidoreductase yields the protein MSESTTNNKNCVVIGASHAGVNFAFALRREGWQGSITMVDIDPTLPYHRPPLSKAYLTSSDSIEKNLLKSEESYVKENIELKLGVWVDAIEREDKRVVLADGTSLAYDKLVIATGARPIMPPIPGLDTAKNSFALRSAADVANIRKTVAENVGLKVVVIGGGYIGLETAASLKKMGAEVVVLERESRTLARVTAPEMSLFFQKLHADHGVAVLTEKNVVSIESNGNRNIVVCSDGTNYEADMIVVGVGIHVNKELAEKAGLTIENGIQVNEMAQTSDKDIYAIGDCTFHHNPHYKRHIRLESVQNAVDQAKIAAAAINGKVCTYNSLPWFWSDQYDVKLQMVGLSQDYDDVVVRKEADKENCFSVWYFKGDTLLAVDAVNNAKAYVYGTKFIKGGEKLDKSKLGDPRAEFKPANLIAQ from the coding sequence ATGTCCGAAAGTACAACAAACAATAAAAATTGTGTAGTAATAGGTGCCAGCCATGCAGGGGTGAACTTTGCGTTTGCTTTACGCCGAGAAGGTTGGCAAGGTTCAATTACCATGGTGGATATTGATCCTACTTTGCCTTACCACAGGCCACCTTTGTCCAAGGCCTATTTAACCAGTTCCGATAGCATTGAAAAAAACCTTCTGAAGTCAGAAGAGAGTTACGTCAAAGAGAATATTGAGCTGAAACTTGGGGTTTGGGTAGACGCAATTGAACGTGAAGATAAAAGGGTTGTCTTAGCGGATGGCACTTCCTTAGCTTACGATAAGCTTGTAATAGCTACTGGTGCTCGGCCAATTATGCCTCCTATTCCAGGGTTGGATACGGCAAAGAATTCATTTGCGTTACGATCAGCTGCAGATGTGGCCAATATCCGAAAGACCGTTGCAGAAAATGTAGGTCTTAAAGTAGTAGTTATTGGAGGAGGATATATTGGACTAGAAACTGCAGCATCCCTAAAAAAAATGGGAGCAGAAGTAGTAGTTTTAGAACGAGAGTCCAGGACACTCGCCAGGGTAACAGCACCGGAAATGTCCCTATTTTTTCAAAAACTTCATGCTGATCACGGTGTAGCGGTACTCACCGAAAAAAATGTAGTTTCTATAGAGAGTAATGGAAATAGGAATATCGTGGTCTGTTCGGATGGAACGAATTATGAGGCCGATATGATTGTGGTTGGCGTTGGTATTCATGTAAACAAAGAACTGGCAGAAAAAGCCGGTTTGACCATAGAAAATGGTATTCAGGTGAATGAAATGGCACAAACCAGTGATAAAGATATTTATGCCATTGGGGATTGTACTTTTCATCATAATCCGCATTACAAGCGTCACATACGGTTAGAGTCCGTACAAAATGCAGTGGATCAAGCTAAAATTGCAGCTGCTGCCATAAATGGTAAAGTGTGCACTTACAATTCTTTACCATGGTTTTGGTCCGATCAATATGATGTAAAATTACAGATGGTAGGTCTTTCTCAGGATTATGATGATGTAGTGGTACGCAAAGAAGCGGATAAAGAAAATTGCTTTTCTGTGTGGTACTTTAAAGGCGATACGCTTTTGGCCGTCGATGCCGTAAACAATGCGAAAGCCTACGTGTACGGCACAAAATTTATCAAAGGAGGCGAGAAATTAGATAAATCAAAATTGGGTGATCCTAGGGCTGAGTTCAAGCCAGCTAATCTTATCGCGCAATAA
- a CDS encoding cytochrome P450 — protein MKKSEFPDPFEKARESKGYGEMDDQDDPVTMLLRHKDVRKTAHNYKTFQSGAVPGRIVVPSEVNIRETRQIPFEVDPPVHGMYRALVEPWFKRPLQAEYQEKLAAQIANIIDEVLQEDSVEVVTDLALKLQSRALTLLLNTPFSESETWISWGTHVFRSEGDALDGDKANILYDYIDAEIERASKNPTGDMYAILLDSEFEGRKLTKEEVKGVMVLTFAGGRDTVINAVTNAIAYLAENPESLERLRNEPEITGKTVEEMIRYFSPLTQMGRVVTEDTFVCEHAAKADTRVSLCWASANRDSKVFENPNEIVMDRKINPHVGFGFSHHNCLGATHARQIMKILLQTLAEKVSSFEILDCEENIEDLHHFKRKVGFHSIHMKFNPLIK, from the coding sequence ATGAAAAAAAGTGAATTTCCAGATCCGTTTGAAAAGGCTAGAGAGTCAAAAGGTTACGGTGAAATGGATGATCAAGATGATCCGGTAACCATGCTTTTACGTCATAAGGACGTTCGTAAAACAGCACACAATTATAAAACATTTCAATCAGGAGCTGTTCCCGGACGTATTGTTGTACCTTCTGAAGTAAATATTCGGGAGACACGTCAAATACCTTTTGAAGTGGATCCACCGGTCCATGGTATGTATAGGGCCTTGGTTGAACCTTGGTTTAAAAGGCCATTGCAGGCAGAATATCAAGAGAAGTTAGCGGCACAGATAGCGAATATAATAGACGAAGTACTTCAGGAAGATTCTGTTGAAGTAGTGACCGATTTGGCACTTAAGTTACAATCTAGGGCGTTAACGCTTCTTTTGAATACACCTTTTTCGGAATCCGAAACCTGGATTTCTTGGGGAACGCACGTCTTTAGAAGTGAGGGTGATGCGCTAGATGGAGATAAGGCCAATATTCTATATGATTATATAGATGCCGAAATAGAACGCGCCAGTAAGAATCCTACAGGTGATATGTACGCTATACTTCTTGATTCCGAATTTGAAGGGAGAAAGTTGACTAAAGAGGAAGTAAAAGGGGTAATGGTACTGACTTTTGCTGGGGGAAGAGACACCGTAATAAACGCGGTTACAAATGCCATAGCGTATTTGGCCGAAAACCCCGAGTCTTTGGAGCGCTTGCGTAATGAACCTGAAATTACAGGAAAGACCGTAGAAGAGATGATTCGGTATTTTTCTCCACTTACCCAAATGGGGCGTGTAGTTACGGAAGATACTTTTGTCTGCGAACATGCGGCAAAAGCAGATACTAGAGTATCATTATGTTGGGCGTCTGCCAATAGGGATTCCAAAGTGTTTGAGAATCCAAATGAGATTGTAATGGACCGTAAAATAAATCCGCATGTAGGTTTTGGCTTTAGTCATCACAATTGTTTGGGGGCTACCCATGCGAGACAGATAATGAAAATATTACTTCAGACTTTGGCTGAAAAAGTAAGCTCGTTTGAAATACTTGATTGCGAGGAAAACATAGAAGATTTACATCACTTTAAACGTAAAGTGGGCTTTCACAGTATACATATGAAATTCAATCCTTTAATAAAATAG
- a CDS encoding amidohydrolase family protein — translation MTIDSHQHFWKYEPVKHSWIDDDMSVIRRDFLPQDLKKVYQENQVDGCIAVQADQTLEETDFLLNLAKEHNFIKGVVGWADLRADNIDSVLEQYSTDKNLKGWRHVVQGEADHNFLLRPDFLRGISKLEKYDHAYDILVFPHQLGSVLEFVKKFPNQRFVIDHIAKPYIKDGFYEGWAVLMKEIGKQENVYCKLSGMITEADYNTWTAEQLQPYMHLVLEAFGSERIMFGSDWPVCLVAGNYGQVKSIVTHFIATLSSQDQEMIMGGNAQEFYNL, via the coding sequence ATGACGATAGATAGTCACCAACATTTTTGGAAATACGAACCGGTAAAACATTCTTGGATCGATGATGACATGTCAGTTATCCGAAGAGATTTTCTTCCCCAAGATTTGAAGAAGGTCTATCAAGAAAATCAAGTTGATGGTTGTATTGCCGTGCAAGCAGACCAAACCCTAGAGGAAACCGATTTTTTATTGAATTTGGCAAAGGAGCACAATTTCATTAAAGGCGTTGTGGGCTGGGCCGATCTAAGAGCGGATAATATTGATTCTGTTCTAGAACAGTACAGTACGGATAAAAACTTGAAAGGTTGGCGTCATGTAGTACAAGGTGAGGCCGATCATAATTTCTTGTTGCGTCCTGATTTTTTACGAGGAATATCCAAACTTGAAAAATATGACCACGCTTATGATATTTTGGTTTTCCCGCATCAATTAGGCTCCGTTCTAGAATTTGTAAAAAAATTTCCTAATCAAAGATTTGTCATAGACCATATAGCCAAACCCTACATTAAAGATGGTTTTTATGAAGGGTGGGCAGTTTTGATGAAAGAAATAGGCAAACAGGAAAACGTGTATTGCAAGCTCTCCGGTATGATTACCGAAGCGGATTACAATACATGGACAGCAGAGCAATTACAACCTTACATGCACCTGGTTCTAGAAGCTTTTGGCAGTGAACGGATTATGTTCGGTTCTGATTGGCCCGTTTGTCTCGTAGCAGGCAATTACGGCCAGGTTAAAAGCATTGTAACCCATTTTATTGCAACGCTTAGTAGTCAAGACCAAGAGATGATCATGGGCGGAAACGCACAAGAATTCTATAATTTATAA
- a CDS encoding UxaA family hydrolase, with translation MSKQFLQIHPEDNVLAALTNISKGSEISHNNDRFQLTADVKAKHKFTITNLNVGDSIIMYGSLVGKATKPIAKGETITTENVVHASSEYVVGQEKLSWTAPDVSKWKDVTFNGYHRADGKVGTANHWLVIPLVFCENRNVDVMKSALLKSLGYHTTTDFVVDTEVLVSQYKNGASENDLLSSDIIKTPEDIKQNRTFPNVDGIKFLNHDGGCGGIRQDSETLCNLLAGYITHPNTAGATILSLGCQNAQFKLLEAAIAKLDPSFEKPLYVLEQQKSSGERQFIEEAVKKTFLGLIEANKTERKPAPLTKLVLGLECGGSDGFSGISANPSLGYASDLLVGLGATTVLSEFPELNGVEQELINRCETEENAEKFAKLMRAYSDKAVSVGSGFENNPSPGNIKDGLITDAMKSAGAAKKGGTSPVTDVLDYTEPVKKKGLNLLCTPGNDVESTTGLAGSGCNVICFTTGLGTPTGNPIAPVIKLSSNNALSTRMKDIIDFNTGTVITGEDTIETKGEELLEYIIKVASGEVIPAAVRLGQEDFIPWKRGISL, from the coding sequence ATGTCAAAGCAATTTTTGCAAATACATCCAGAAGACAATGTTCTGGCAGCCCTTACCAACATTTCCAAAGGTTCTGAGATTTCTCATAACAACGACCGTTTTCAGTTAACGGCAGACGTGAAAGCCAAGCATAAGTTTACAATCACAAATCTTAATGTTGGCGATTCCATTATCATGTACGGTTCTCTAGTAGGAAAGGCTACAAAACCTATTGCCAAAGGAGAAACGATTACTACGGAAAATGTGGTTCATGCTTCATCAGAATATGTGGTGGGCCAAGAAAAATTGAGTTGGACCGCTCCTGATGTCAGTAAATGGAAAGATGTTACTTTCAATGGATACCACAGGGCAGACGGTAAAGTAGGTACGGCCAACCATTGGTTAGTGATTCCTTTGGTATTCTGTGAGAATAGAAACGTTGATGTAATGAAATCGGCATTACTAAAATCGTTGGGCTACCATACCACCACTGATTTTGTAGTGGACACCGAGGTGCTTGTGAGCCAATATAAAAATGGAGCTTCTGAGAATGACCTTCTTTCTTCGGATATCATTAAAACTCCAGAAGACATAAAGCAAAATAGGACCTTTCCGAATGTAGACGGGATTAAGTTCTTGAACCATGACGGCGGTTGTGGGGGTATTCGCCAAGATTCGGAAACACTATGTAACCTTTTAGCGGGGTACATTACCCACCCCAATACGGCAGGTGCTACCATTCTAAGTTTAGGTTGTCAGAATGCGCAATTCAAATTGTTGGAGGCGGCCATTGCTAAACTCGATCCCAGTTTTGAAAAACCACTGTATGTTCTGGAACAACAAAAAAGTTCTGGCGAACGTCAGTTTATAGAAGAAGCGGTTAAAAAAACATTTTTAGGTTTAATCGAAGCCAATAAAACAGAAAGAAAACCAGCACCGCTAACTAAACTCGTTTTAGGTTTGGAATGTGGTGGATCGGATGGCTTTTCAGGAATATCTGCAAACCCTTCTTTAGGTTATGCCTCTGATTTATTGGTTGGCTTAGGTGCTACAACCGTACTTTCGGAATTTCCGGAATTGAACGGTGTGGAACAAGAACTCATCAACCGTTGTGAAACGGAGGAAAATGCCGAAAAATTTGCGAAACTGATGCGTGCCTATTCGGATAAGGCCGTATCCGTGGGGTCTGGGTTTGAGAATAATCCATCCCCAGGAAACATAAAAGATGGACTCATTACAGACGCCATGAAGTCTGCTGGAGCAGCTAAAAAAGGGGGCACCAGCCCGGTAACGGATGTACTAGATTATACTGAACCGGTAAAGAAAAAAGGCCTGAATCTTTTGTGTACACCTGGTAATGATGTAGAAAGCACCACAGGTCTTGCGGGATCCGGTTGTAACGTAATCTGTTTCACTACTGGCTTGGGAACGCCTACAGGAAACCCTATTGCTCCCGTCATAAAATTATCAAGTAATAATGCCCTTAGTACTCGTATGAAAGATATTATAGACTTTAATACGGGTACGGTCATTACCGGGGAAGATACTATCGAAACCAAAGGAGAAGAACTATTGGAATATATTATTAAAGTCGCCAGTGGTGAGGTGATTCCCGCAGCAGTACGCTTAGGGCAAGAAGACTTTATTCCTTGGAAAAGAGGTATATCCCTTTAA
- a CDS encoding zinc-binding alcohol dehydrogenase family protein: MKYIVCEKPGEFILKEREEPTRKSGEAILKVKKVGICGTDLHAYAGNQAFFTYPRILGHELATQVVEIDENPQGIKPGDNVVVMPYVSCGTCIACRNGKTNCCTNIKVLGVHTDGGMQEKITVPTNLLIPAQQLTDDQMAVVEPLAIGAHAIRRADLKPGETIVVVGCGPIGIGIMKLAQIAGAKVIAIDMNQQRLDYAKNDIGVDYVVLGGKDAVEQVEKITNGDLATAVFDATGHKGALEAGPDYMSHGGRYVLVGLSKGELVFTHPKIHAKETTVMCSRNATLEDFEHVISVLEKGEFPINSFITHNVPYTEMIANFDSWLDPANGVIKATVDFE; encoded by the coding sequence ATGAAATATATTGTATGCGAAAAACCGGGAGAGTTCATCCTTAAAGAAAGAGAGGAACCAACAAGAAAATCCGGCGAAGCCATATTAAAAGTAAAAAAAGTAGGTATTTGTGGAACGGATTTGCACGCTTACGCAGGTAACCAAGCTTTTTTTACCTACCCTAGAATTCTCGGTCACGAATTGGCTACCCAAGTGGTTGAAATAGACGAGAACCCTCAAGGTATTAAACCAGGAGACAATGTTGTAGTTATGCCGTACGTAAGCTGTGGTACTTGTATAGCCTGTAGAAATGGAAAAACCAACTGTTGTACGAACATTAAAGTTTTAGGAGTTCATACAGACGGCGGAATGCAAGAAAAAATTACAGTTCCCACCAACTTACTTATCCCGGCGCAACAGTTAACGGATGATCAAATGGCGGTCGTAGAACCTCTGGCCATTGGTGCACACGCTATTCGCCGTGCAGACTTAAAACCTGGTGAAACTATTGTTGTTGTAGGTTGTGGTCCTATCGGAATCGGTATTATGAAATTGGCCCAGATTGCAGGAGCAAAAGTAATAGCTATTGATATGAACCAACAGCGTTTGGATTATGCAAAGAATGATATTGGTGTGGACTATGTGGTTTTAGGTGGAAAAGATGCCGTAGAACAAGTTGAAAAAATCACCAATGGAGATTTAGCTACAGCTGTTTTTGATGCCACAGGTCACAAAGGAGCACTTGAAGCAGGTCCGGATTATATGTCACATGGTGGAAGATACGTATTGGTTGGTCTTTCCAAAGGAGAATTGGTATTTACACATCCAAAAATTCACGCTAAGGAAACTACCGTTATGTGCAGTAGAAATGCTACTTTAGAAGATTTTGAACATGTGATTTCCGTTTTGGAAAAAGGCGAATTCCCTATTAATTCTTTTATAACACATAACGTGCCTTATACAGAAATGATCGCGAATTTTGATAGCTGGTTAGATCCAGCAAACGGAGTTATTAAGGCTACCGTAGATTTCGAGTAA